The Pseudolabrys sp. FHR47 genome contains a region encoding:
- a CDS encoding DUF1127 domain-containing protein, which produces MTRPSILTRFCFWHRRYRTRRHLRDLPDYLLRDIGIDDAARDDECGQWFWQGVVPDIDDASTENGRHLRAPVLNSQ; this is translated from the coding sequence ATGACACGACCATCGATCCTGACACGGTTTTGCTTCTGGCACCGCCGCTATCGTACCCGGCGGCACTTGCGCGATCTGCCGGACTATCTGCTGCGCGACATCGGCATTGACGATGCAGCGCGCGACGACGAATGCGGCCAATGGTTCTGGCAAGGCGTGGTGCCTGACATTGACGACGCCTCAACAGAAAACGGGCGCCACTTGCGCGCGCCCGTTCTCAATTCGCAGTGA
- a CDS encoding enoyl-CoA hydratase, with product MAYENIIVDTKGRVGVITLNRPNALNALNRALMGELNQAVIDFQNNDAIGCLLITGSDKAFAAGADIKEMADKSFIEAYLGNFAADWHAPTKTRKPVVAAVAGFALGGGCELAMLCDLIIAADTAKFGQPEIKLGVIPGIGGTQRLARAIGKAKAMDLVLTGRMMDAAEAERSGLVARIVPAAQLMDEAMKAAETIAGMSLPSVLAAKESVDAAFETSLAEGLRFERRIFHALFATEDQKEGMKAFVEKRKPVWKNK from the coding sequence ATGGCTTACGAAAACATCATCGTCGACACCAAGGGCCGCGTCGGCGTCATCACGCTCAACCGCCCCAATGCGCTCAACGCGCTTAACCGCGCGCTGATGGGCGAACTCAATCAGGCGGTCATCGACTTCCAGAACAACGACGCCATCGGATGTCTGCTGATCACCGGCAGCGACAAGGCTTTCGCCGCCGGCGCCGACATCAAGGAGATGGCGGACAAGTCCTTCATCGAGGCCTATCTCGGCAATTTCGCCGCCGACTGGCATGCGCCGACCAAGACCCGCAAGCCGGTGGTCGCCGCGGTCGCCGGCTTTGCGCTCGGCGGCGGCTGCGAACTCGCCATGCTGTGCGATCTCATCATCGCCGCCGACACCGCCAAGTTCGGCCAGCCCGAGATCAAGCTCGGCGTCATTCCCGGCATCGGCGGCACGCAGCGCCTCGCGCGCGCCATTGGCAAGGCCAAGGCGATGGACCTCGTCCTCACCGGCCGCATGATGGATGCCGCCGAGGCCGAGCGCTCCGGTCTCGTCGCCCGCATCGTGCCCGCGGCGCAATTGATGGACGAAGCGATGAAAGCGGCCGAGACCATTGCCGGCATGTCGCTGCCGTCGGTGCTGGCAGCCAAGGAATCGGTCGATGCCGCCTTCGAGACGTCGCTCGCCGAAGGCCTGCGCTTCGAGCGCCGCATCTTCCACGCGCTGTTCGCCACCGAAGATCAGAAGGAAGGCATGAAAGCCTTCGTCGAGAAGCGCAAGCCGGTGTGGAAGAATAAGTAG
- a CDS encoding molybdopterin-synthase adenylyltransferase MoeB, whose product MTATPPLSRDELERYARHIVMREVGGPGQAKLKAARVLVVGAGGLGAPLLLYLAAAGVGTIGIVDDDAVALSNLQRQVIFGTDDIGASKAERAAQAITRLNPHVKVEVHNERLNAGNALPLIESYDIVADGSDNFETRYLVSDTCYVAKKPLVTAALGVFDASLTTIRAHERRTDGVPNPTYRCLFPEPPPAGTIPTCSEAGILGALPGILGSMMALEVIREIVGFGEGLVGRLLMIDARSMRFETLDYAWDKDNPLSGSAASSRLRG is encoded by the coding sequence ATGACAGCCACCCCCCCGCTCAGCCGCGACGAACTCGAACGTTACGCCCGCCACATCGTCATGCGCGAGGTGGGCGGCCCGGGTCAGGCGAAGCTGAAGGCCGCCCGTGTCCTGGTGGTGGGTGCCGGTGGGCTCGGCGCGCCGCTGCTCCTCTATCTCGCCGCCGCCGGCGTCGGCACCATCGGCATCGTCGACGACGACGCAGTGGCGCTGTCCAACCTGCAGCGTCAGGTCATCTTCGGCACAGACGATATTGGCGCGTCCAAGGCCGAGCGCGCAGCGCAGGCGATTACCCGTCTCAATCCGCATGTGAAAGTCGAGGTGCACAACGAGCGCCTCAATGCCGGCAACGCGCTGCCGTTGATCGAGAGTTACGACATCGTCGCCGACGGCTCCGACAATTTCGAGACGCGCTATCTGGTGTCCGACACGTGTTACGTTGCGAAGAAGCCGCTCGTTACCGCCGCGCTCGGCGTATTCGATGCGTCGCTGACGACGATCCGCGCGCATGAGCGGCGCACCGACGGCGTGCCCAACCCGACCTATCGCTGTCTGTTTCCCGAGCCGCCGCCCGCCGGCACGATCCCGACCTGTTCGGAAGCCGGGATTCTCGGTGCGCTGCCCGGCATTCTCGGCTCGATGATGGCGCTCGAGGTGATCCGCGAGATCGTCGGCTTCGGCGAAGGGCTCGTCGGCCGCTTGCTGATGATCGACGCGCGCTCGATGCGCTTCGAAACGCTCGATTACGCCTGGGACAAGGACAATCCGCTCAGCGGTTCGGCCGCATCTTCGCGACTTCGTGGTTGA
- a CDS encoding helix-turn-helix transcriptional regulator, with amino-acid sequence MATQGAFTEIASLAGDPARAGMLHALLDGRALTASELAQAAHVTPQTASGHLTKLAAGGLIAVEKQGRHRYHRLASPAVARMLESIMQVAADARPRAIVTGPRDKALRAARTCYDHLAGHLGVALADSMIANNQIELTLDAGIVTEGGATLFDRLGIALEPRKSGRSKRILCRPCLDWSERRPHIGGALGAALCAHCLTSGWIRRVSGSRAVSVTTKGRQKFREYFGVDT; translated from the coding sequence ATGGCCACCCAGGGCGCGTTCACCGAAATTGCGAGCCTTGCCGGCGATCCGGCGCGCGCCGGGATGCTGCACGCGCTGCTGGACGGGCGCGCGCTGACGGCAAGCGAACTGGCGCAAGCCGCGCATGTCACGCCGCAAACGGCGTCCGGCCATCTGACGAAGCTCGCAGCCGGCGGACTTATCGCTGTCGAGAAGCAGGGCCGTCATCGCTATCACCGGCTGGCTTCGCCGGCGGTGGCGCGCATGCTGGAGAGCATCATGCAAGTCGCGGCCGACGCGCGCCCGCGTGCCATCGTCACCGGGCCACGCGACAAGGCGTTGCGCGCCGCGCGCACTTGTTACGATCATCTCGCCGGCCATCTCGGCGTCGCGCTGGCGGATTCGATGATCGCCAATAACCAGATCGAATTGACTTTGGACGCCGGCATTGTCACCGAGGGCGGCGCGACCTTGTTCGACCGGCTCGGTATCGCACTCGAACCACGCAAGTCCGGTCGCTCGAAACGCATATTGTGCCGGCCCTGCCTCGACTGGAGTGAAAGACGGCCGCATATCGGCGGCGCGCTCGGCGCGGCCTTGTGCGCACATTGTCTGACATCGGGCTGGATCAGGCGCGTCAGCGGCTCGCGCGCGGTGAGCGTGACGACCAAAGGGCGGCAGAAATTTCGCGAGTATTTCGGCGTCGATACGTGA
- the irrA gene encoding iron response transcriptional regulator IrrA, with product MLPITKADAAEAHDRASLTGCPWHDVKSMLRDVGLRPTRQRMALGWILFGKGDRHLTAEALYEEATRAKVPVSLATVYNTLHQFTEVGLLRQVPVDGTKAYFDTNASAHHHFFVEGEDELLDIPAHDVIVGKTPDAPEGYEVARVDVVVRLRRKV from the coding sequence ATGTTGCCGATCACCAAGGCGGATGCCGCCGAGGCGCACGACCGCGCTTCGCTCACGGGCTGCCCGTGGCACGACGTCAAATCGATGCTGCGTGACGTCGGTCTGCGCCCGACCCGCCAGCGCATGGCGCTGGGCTGGATCCTGTTCGGCAAGGGCGATCGCCACCTGACCGCCGAAGCGCTGTACGAAGAAGCGACCCGCGCCAAGGTGCCGGTGTCGCTCGCCACCGTTTACAACACGCTGCACCAGTTCACCGAAGTCGGCCTGCTGCGTCAGGTACCCGTCGACGGCACCAAGGCCTATTTCGACACCAACGCTTCGGCGCACCACCACTTCTTCGTCGAAGGCGAGGACGAACTCCTCGACATCCCCGCCCATGACGTCATCGTCGGCAAGACGCCGGATGCGCCGGAAGGCTATGAGGTCGCGCGCGTCGACGTGGTCGTGCGGTTGCGCCGCAAGGTTTAA
- a CDS encoding SH3 domain-containing protein encodes MKVGRGLVAALIVGLCLGASPDARAAADLPAGPVSGLPMPRFVSLKSDRTNVRAGPNKDQDVRWVYTRAGMPVEITAEFENWRRIRDWEGSEGWVYHSLLSGRRSGVVVPSKNEETVPLYQSPDKESGVMARLQPGVLAQIKSCDGNWCEIVGKSFSGYIVQERIWGAYPHEKFD; translated from the coding sequence TTGAAAGTCGGTCGCGGCCTGGTAGCCGCCCTGATTGTCGGCCTGTGCCTCGGCGCGAGCCCCGACGCGCGTGCGGCGGCCGACCTGCCGGCCGGGCCGGTCAGCGGCCTGCCGATGCCGCGCTTCGTCAGCCTTAAGTCGGACAGGACAAACGTCCGCGCCGGGCCCAACAAGGACCAGGACGTCCGGTGGGTCTATACCCGCGCCGGCATGCCGGTCGAAATCACCGCCGAATTCGAGAATTGGCGCCGCATCCGGGACTGGGAAGGCTCGGAAGGCTGGGTCTACCACTCTTTGCTGTCCGGGCGGCGCAGCGGTGTCGTCGTGCCGTCGAAGAACGAGGAAACGGTGCCGCTCTATCAGAGCCCGGACAAGGAATCCGGGGTCATGGCCCGGCTGCAGCCCGGCGTGCTCGCCCAGATCAAGTCCTGCGACGGCAACTGGTGCGAAATCGTGGGCAAGAGCTTCTCCGGCTACATCGTGCAGGAGCGCATCTGGGGCGCTTATCCGCACGAGAAGTTCGATTAG
- a CDS encoding D-glycerate dehydrogenase: protein MVKQKKPVVVVTRKLPEAIELRMRELFDVRLNADDRPMSAADLAEAVKTADVLVPTVTDKIDSALLSKAGEQLRLIANFGNGVDNIDVATAAQRGITVTNTPGVLTEDTADMTMALILAVPRRLAEGAQVLISDKDWNGWSPTWMLGHRIWGKRLGIIGMGRIGQAVARRARAFGLQVHYHNRRKVAPKIEEELDATYWESLDQMLARMDIVSVNCPHTPATFHLLSARRLKMLRPEAYIVNTARGEVIDENALARMLEASELAGAGLDVFEHEPAVNPKLVKLAKAGKVTLLPHMGSATLEGRVDMGEKVIINIKTFMDGHRPPDRVLPSML from the coding sequence ATGGTGAAACAGAAGAAGCCCGTCGTCGTCGTCACCCGCAAGCTGCCCGAAGCGATCGAGCTGAGGATGCGGGAACTGTTCGATGTCCGCCTCAACGCCGACGACAGGCCGATGAGCGCGGCTGACCTCGCCGAGGCGGTCAAGACCGCCGACGTGCTGGTCCCGACCGTGACCGACAAGATCGACTCGGCGCTCCTGTCCAAGGCCGGCGAGCAATTGCGGCTGATCGCCAATTTCGGCAACGGCGTCGACAATATCGATGTCGCCACCGCGGCTCAGCGCGGTATCACCGTGACCAACACGCCGGGCGTGCTGACCGAAGATACCGCCGACATGACCATGGCGCTGATTCTCGCCGTGCCGCGGCGCCTTGCCGAAGGCGCGCAGGTGCTGATCTCCGACAAGGACTGGAATGGCTGGTCGCCGACCTGGATGCTCGGCCACCGCATCTGGGGCAAGCGTCTTGGCATCATCGGCATGGGCCGCATCGGCCAGGCGGTGGCGCGGCGCGCCCGCGCCTTCGGCCTGCAGGTGCACTATCACAACCGCCGCAAGGTGGCGCCGAAGATCGAAGAAGAGCTCGACGCGACCTATTGGGAAAGCCTCGACCAGATGCTCGCCCGCATGGACATCGTGTCGGTGAACTGCCCGCACACGCCGGCGACGTTCCATCTTCTGTCGGCGCGGCGACTGAAGATGCTGCGGCCCGAGGCCTACATCGTCAACACGGCGCGCGGCGAAGTCATCGACGAGAATGCGTTGGCGCGGATGCTCGAAGCCAGCGAACTCGCCGGTGCCGGTCTCGACGTGTTCGAGCATGAGCCGGCGGTCAATCCGAAGCTGGTCAAGCTCGCCAAGGCCGGCAAGGTGACGTTGCTGCCGCATATGGGCTCGGCAACGCTCGAAGGCCGCGTCGACATGGGCGAGAAGGTCATCATCAACATCAAGACCTTCATGGACGGCCATCGGCCGCCGGACAGAGTCTTGCCGAGCATGTTGTAA
- the ubiE gene encoding bifunctional demethylmenaquinone methyltransferase/2-methoxy-6-polyprenyl-1,4-benzoquinol methylase UbiE: MSKAQEPHQETHFGYRDVPLTEKQGLVDDVFHSVAKRYDLMNDLMSGGLHRAWKDALVTAVNPPKGDRDFALLDLAGGTGDVAFRVAEAGGFGTRVTVCDINAEMLAVGRERAEKRGLDGQVTFEQGNAEELPYADKSFDCVTIAFGIRNVPRIDKALREAHRVLKYGGRFLCLEFSSVDVPGLDKLYELYSFQVIPRVGERVTGDREAYQYLVESIRKFPKPKVFAQMITDAGFRRVSFTPMTGGVVAMHSGWKL; the protein is encoded by the coding sequence ATGAGCAAGGCTCAAGAACCGCACCAAGAGACGCATTTCGGCTACCGCGACGTGCCCCTCACCGAGAAGCAGGGGCTGGTCGACGACGTGTTCCACTCGGTGGCCAAGCGCTACGACCTGATGAACGACCTGATGTCCGGGGGACTGCATAGGGCCTGGAAGGACGCGCTGGTGACGGCGGTCAATCCGCCCAAAGGCGACCGCGATTTCGCGCTGCTCGATCTTGCCGGCGGCACCGGCGATGTCGCCTTCCGCGTGGCCGAGGCCGGTGGCTTCGGCACCCGCGTCACCGTCTGCGACATCAATGCCGAGATGCTCGCCGTGGGCCGCGAGCGCGCCGAAAAGCGCGGCCTCGACGGGCAGGTGACCTTCGAGCAGGGCAATGCCGAGGAGCTGCCCTATGCCGACAAGAGCTTCGACTGCGTCACCATTGCTTTCGGTATCCGCAACGTGCCGCGCATCGACAAAGCACTGCGCGAGGCGCATCGCGTCTTGAAATACGGCGGCCGCTTCCTCTGCCTCGAATTCTCGTCGGTCGATGTGCCCGGTCTCGACAAGCTCTACGAGCTTTACTCTTTCCAGGTGATCCCGCGCGTCGGCGAGCGCGTCACCGGCGACCGCGAGGCCTATCAGTACCTCGTTGAGTCGATCCGCAAGTTTCCCAAGCCCAAGGTCTTCGCGCAAATGATCACCGACGCCGGTTTCCGCCGCGTCTCGTTCACGCCGATGACCGGCGGCGTGGTGGCGATGCATTCGGGCTGGAAATTGTGA
- a CDS encoding serine protease, whose amino-acid sequence MRFGPILAVTVALALASGMGTGSAAAQPGGPDSAPYPVEDAAPAHADKPAQAKTAKPSGKSTDKSADKPADKQAGVAPPASPLPQPKPEALKTSAALTPDTKTPEAKAPDKSDAPAATAIPRPKPEVLKTPAAAEVVAIAPGPDAAALPDAKPTNPAREAAAEGDTLYGNAADERLLIQAALLWSGDFTGAAENGDDPLAVAIKNFQKRKNYKVTGTLTDRERHELVGAARTYQDEFGWNVVVDPATGIRIGLPTKMVPLAREGKRGTHWSSRYGDVQVETFRYVEPGQKLSALFEREKQEPATRKVEYSILRDDSFFINGLQGLKKFSVRAQIRNGEVRGFTMLYDQAMEGIVAPVMVAMASAFSPFPQRAAPFATLAKSVEYGTGLIVSAQGHIVTDARLTQGCQVIVANGFGDAERIAEDKDKGLALLRVYGARHMTPLALPRHTTAAKGDVTIAGIPDPRANNGRATLTEIKAKLTGAALDLRDSVPMAGFSGAAAIDANGRFVGLTEMRNAVLASIAPAVPPVRLVRADAIRAFLDAQKVAQPVASVTDPREAVVRVICVRK is encoded by the coding sequence ATGCGTTTCGGACCCATTTTGGCGGTGACGGTGGCGCTGGCGCTTGCCAGCGGCATGGGCACCGGCTCGGCCGCCGCGCAGCCGGGCGGTCCCGATTCCGCGCCCTATCCGGTCGAAGACGCCGCGCCCGCGCACGCCGACAAACCTGCTCAGGCCAAGACGGCCAAACCGTCGGGCAAGTCCACCGATAAGTCCGCGGACAAGCCGGCCGACAAGCAGGCCGGCGTCGCACCGCCAGCGAGCCCTTTGCCGCAACCGAAACCCGAAGCGCTGAAGACATCGGCCGCCCTCACGCCGGATACCAAAACGCCGGAGGCGAAAGCCCCGGATAAAAGCGACGCACCGGCAGCGACGGCTATACCGCGACCAAAACCGGAAGTTCTGAAAACGCCGGCTGCGGCCGAGGTCGTGGCTATTGCGCCAGGCCCGGACGCCGCGGCGTTGCCCGATGCCAAGCCCACCAACCCCGCAAGAGAAGCCGCAGCAGAAGGCGACACACTTTACGGCAACGCCGCCGACGAACGTCTGCTGATCCAGGCGGCGCTGCTGTGGTCGGGCGACTTCACCGGCGCCGCCGAGAACGGCGACGATCCGCTCGCCGTTGCCATCAAGAATTTCCAGAAGCGCAAGAACTACAAGGTCACCGGCACGCTGACGGACCGCGAGCGCCATGAGCTCGTCGGCGCGGCACGAACCTATCAGGACGAGTTCGGCTGGAACGTCGTGGTCGATCCGGCGACCGGCATCCGCATCGGCCTGCCCACCAAGATGGTGCCGCTGGCGCGCGAAGGAAAGCGTGGCACGCACTGGTCGTCGCGTTATGGCGACGTGCAGGTCGAGACGTTCCGTTATGTCGAGCCGGGCCAGAAACTGTCGGCGCTGTTCGAACGTGAGAAGCAGGAACCTGCGACGCGCAAGGTTGAATACAGCATCCTGCGCGACGACAGTTTCTTCATCAACGGCCTGCAGGGCCTGAAGAAATTTTCGGTGCGCGCCCAGATCCGCAATGGCGAGGTGCGCGGCTTCACCATGCTGTACGATCAGGCGATGGAAGGCATCGTCGCGCCGGTGATGGTGGCGATGGCCTCGGCCTTCTCGCCCTTTCCGCAGCGCGCCGCGCCGTTCGCGACCTTGGCGAAGTCGGTTGAGTACGGCACCGGGCTCATCGTCAGCGCGCAGGGTCACATCGTCACTGATGCGCGGCTGACGCAAGGCTGCCAGGTCATCGTCGCCAACGGATTCGGCGATGCGGAGCGCATCGCCGAGGACAAGGACAAGGGGCTGGCGCTGCTGCGCGTCTATGGCGCGCGCCACATGACGCCGCTGGCGCTGCCGCGCCATACCACGGCGGCGAAGGGCGACGTCACCATCGCCGGCATTCCCGATCCGCGCGCAAATAACGGCCGCGCGACGCTCACGGAGATCAAGGCGAAGCTGACCGGCGCCGCGCTTGACTTGCGCGACTCGGTACCTATGGCGGGCTTTTCGGGCGCGGCGGCGATCGATGCCAATGGCCGGTTCGTCGGACTCACCGAAATGCGCAACGCCGTGCTCGCCAGCATAGCGCCGGCGGTGCCGCCGGTACGCCTTGTGCGCGCCGATGCGATCCGCGCCTTCCTCGATGCGCAGAAAGTGGCGCAGCCGGTGGCTTCCGTCACCGACCCGCGCGAGGCGGTGGTGCGGGTGATTTGTGTGAGGAAGTGA
- the mutM gene encoding bifunctional DNA-formamidopyrimidine glycosylase/DNA-(apurinic or apyrimidinic site) lyase yields MPELPEVETVRRGLAPAMEGARIDKVEVRHRGLRWPIAKDFEKRIEGQTVEGLGRRAKYLTADLSSGDVLVMHLGMSGSFRVGHESRPGVYYHEKSKSAAHDHVVFHLSNGEIVTFNDPRRFGSMKLVPRAKLESEPLLKSIGPEPLGNEFDAAMLAAACQAKKTSLKAALLDQRVVAGLGNIYVCEALYRAHLSPKRLASTIADRHGRPNERAIALVVAIKAVLNDAIKAGGSSLRDHRRADGSLGDFQHNFLVYDREGQKCPDGKGTVKRIVQNGRSTFYCPSCQK; encoded by the coding sequence ATGCCCGAATTGCCCGAAGTCGAGACGGTACGCAGGGGCCTTGCCCCCGCCATGGAAGGCGCGCGCATCGACAAGGTCGAGGTACGGCATCGCGGCCTGCGCTGGCCGATCGCCAAGGACTTCGAGAAGCGCATCGAGGGCCAGACGGTCGAGGGCCTCGGCCGCCGCGCCAAATATCTCACCGCCGACCTGTCGTCCGGCGACGTGCTGGTCATGCATCTGGGCATGTCGGGCTCGTTCCGCGTCGGACATGAATCGCGGCCGGGCGTCTACTATCACGAGAAATCCAAGAGCGCGGCGCACGATCATGTCGTCTTCCATCTGTCGAATGGCGAGATCGTCACCTTCAACGATCCACGCCGCTTCGGCTCCATGAAGCTGGTGCCGCGCGCCAAACTCGAATCCGAGCCGCTCTTGAAAAGCATCGGCCCCGAGCCGCTCGGCAATGAATTCGACGCGGCGATGCTCGCCGCCGCCTGTCAGGCCAAGAAGACATCGCTGAAGGCCGCGCTGCTCGACCAGCGCGTCGTCGCTGGGCTGGGCAACATCTATGTCTGCGAGGCTTTGTACCGCGCGCATCTGTCGCCGAAGCGGCTGGCCTCGACGATCGCCGATCGTCACGGCAGACCGAACGAGCGCGCCATCGCGCTGGTCGTGGCCATCAAGGCGGTATTGAACGACGCCATCAAGGCCGGCGGCTCGTCGCTGCGCGACCACCGCCGCGCCGACGGTTCGCTCGGCGATTTCCAGCACAATTTTCTGGTCTACGACCGCGAAGGGCAGAAGTGCCCGGACGGCAAGGGCACGGTGAAACGCATCGTGCAGAACGGTCGCTCGACGTTCTATTGTCCGTCGTGTCAGAAGTGA
- the ubiB gene encoding 2-polyprenylphenol 6-hydroxylase gives MISAVSHLIRLSRAGYVFAREGVFGLVDTRPLPMPARTGIALARLIERRSSRNGESRLAAALRRLGPTYVKLGQFLATRPDVVGTVIARDLESLQDKMPAFPQAEAEAVVAEALERPLTSAYASFGPSVAAASIAQVHRAEVDVDGVRKPVAVKILRPGVERRFRVDLDAFYFAARNAEALSPEAQRLRFVEVVNTLDRSVRLEMDFRLEAAALSEMAENTKDDPDFRVPGIDWDRTAREVLTMEWVGGTKLNDRAGLEAKGFDLPALGRIVIQSFLRHALRDGFFHADMHPGNLFVDDDGRLVAVDFGIMGRLGPKERRFLAEILFGFITRDYMRVAQVHFDAGYVPRHHSVEAFAQAIRAIGEPIHNRTAEDISMAKLLTLLFEVTGIFDMRTRPELILLQKTMVVVEGVARTFDPKLDMWKTADPVVREWISRNLGPIGKLEDAVAGAGKLGTFAAQVPSLLLRAGTVLDQIDDITRNGLVLAPETVEAIGKAEARRNRATAWALWVIAALLGAILWMLV, from the coding sequence GTGATCTCGGCCGTTTCCCACCTCATTCGTCTGTCCCGCGCCGGCTATGTGTTCGCGCGCGAAGGTGTATTCGGCCTCGTCGATACGCGGCCGCTGCCGATGCCGGCGCGCACCGGCATCGCGCTGGCGCGGCTGATCGAGCGGCGCTCATCGCGCAACGGCGAGAGCCGGCTCGCCGCGGCGCTGCGCCGCCTCGGCCCGACTTACGTCAAGCTCGGTCAGTTCCTGGCGACGCGGCCGGACGTCGTCGGCACCGTGATCGCGCGCGATCTTGAATCGTTGCAAGACAAGATGCCGGCGTTTCCGCAGGCCGAAGCGGAGGCCGTGGTCGCGGAAGCGCTGGAACGGCCGCTCACAAGTGCCTATGCGAGCTTCGGTCCCTCGGTGGCGGCGGCCTCGATCGCGCAGGTGCATCGCGCCGAAGTCGATGTCGATGGCGTGCGCAAGCCGGTCGCGGTGAAGATCCTGCGCCCCGGCGTCGAACGGCGCTTCCGCGTCGATCTCGACGCTTTCTATTTCGCCGCGCGCAATGCCGAAGCTTTGTCGCCTGAAGCGCAGCGCCTGCGCTTTGTCGAAGTCGTCAACACGCTCGACCGCTCGGTGCGGCTGGAGATGGATTTCCGCCTCGAGGCCGCGGCGCTATCGGAGATGGCGGAGAACACCAAGGACGATCCGGACTTCCGCGTGCCCGGCATCGACTGGGACCGCACCGCGCGCGAAGTCCTGACCATGGAGTGGGTCGGCGGCACCAAGCTCAACGACCGCGCCGGGCTGGAGGCCAAGGGTTTCGACCTGCCGGCGCTCGGCCGCATCGTGATCCAGAGTTTCCTGCGCCATGCGCTGCGCGACGGCTTCTTTCACGCCGACATGCATCCGGGCAATCTGTTCGTCGACGACGATGGAAGGCTGGTCGCGGTCGATTTCGGCATCATGGGCCGGCTAGGCCCCAAGGAGCGCCGTTTCCTCGCCGAAATTTTGTTCGGCTTCATCACCCGCGATTACATGCGCGTCGCGCAGGTGCATTTCGATGCCGGCTATGTGCCGCGGCATCATTCGGTCGAGGCCTTCGCGCAGGCGATCCGCGCCATCGGCGAGCCGATTCACAACCGGACGGCCGAAGACATCTCGATGGCGAAGCTGCTGACGCTGCTGTTCGAGGTCACCGGCATTTTCGACATGCGCACGCGGCCGGAGCTGATCCTGCTGCAGAAGACCATGGTGGTGGTCGAGGGCGTGGCGCGCACATTCGATCCGAAGCTCGACATGTGGAAGACGGCCGACCCGGTGGTGCGCGAATGGATTTCGCGCAACCTCGGCCCGATCGGCAAGCTGGAAGACGCGGTCGCCGGCGCCGGCAAGCTCGGCACCTTCGCCGCGCAGGTGCCGTCGCTGCTGCTGCGCGCCGGCACTGTGCTCGATCAGATCGACGACATCACGCGCAACGGCCTGGTACTGGCGCCAGAGACGGTCGAGGCCATCGGCAAGGCGGAAGCGCGGCGCAACCGCGCTACCGCCTGGGCGCTGTGGGTCATTGCCGCGCTGCTCGGCGCGATTTTGTGGATGCTGGTTTAG
- a CDS encoding SRPBCC family protein: MKFALLVVAAVLVGAVAVVLLLAARKPDSFVVQRSTIINAPADRIFPLINDYRQWTAWSPYETKDPQMKRTFGPATAGKGATYAWDGDSKVGAGNMTIVESTPPSKVGIRLVMTKPIAADNDVSFTLTPQGADTSVTWAMQGTAPFFAKVIHVFFNMDKMVGGDMEAGLAKLKSAAERS; encoded by the coding sequence ATGAAATTCGCTCTCCTCGTCGTGGCGGCGGTTCTTGTCGGGGCCGTCGCCGTCGTGCTCCTGCTCGCCGCGCGCAAGCCGGACAGTTTCGTCGTGCAGCGATCCACGATCATCAACGCGCCGGCGGACCGTATCTTTCCGCTCATCAACGACTATCGGCAGTGGACGGCGTGGTCGCCTTACGAGACCAAGGATCCGCAGATGAAGCGTACGTTCGGACCGGCGACAGCGGGTAAGGGCGCGACTTACGCGTGGGATGGCGACAGCAAGGTTGGCGCCGGCAACATGACCATCGTGGAAAGCACGCCGCCGTCGAAAGTCGGCATCAGGCTCGTCATGACAAAGCCGATTGCCGCTGACAATGACGTGTCGTTCACGTTGACGCCGCAGGGCGCCGACACCAGCGTCACCTGGGCTATGCAGGGGACTGCGCCGTTTTTCGCCAAGGTCATCCATGTGTTCTTCAACATGGACAAGATGGTCGGCGGCGACATGGAAGCCGGCCTGGCGAAGCTGAAGTCGGCGGCGGAGCGAAGTTAA